DNA from Micromonospora nigra:
GCATGGCGGTGGTGTGCTCAAGGTCGGCGGCTACTACTACTGGTTCGGTGAGAACCGCAACGCCGACAACACGTTCCGGGCGGTGTCCGTCTACCGCTCCACCAACCTGCGCGACTGGGAGTTCCGTAACAACGTGCTGACCCAGTCGTCGGCGGCGGAGCTGCGGGTGGCCAACATCGAGCGGCCGAAGGTCATCTACAACGCCGGCACGGGCCGGTACGTGATGTGGATGCACAAGGAGAACGGCACCGACTACGGCGAGGCCAGGGCTGCCGTCGCCTCGTCGGCCACGGTGGACGGGGACTACACCTACCATGGCAGCTTCCGGCCGCTGGGCCACATGTCGCGGGACATCACGCTCTACAACGACGGCGGCACCGCCTACATGCTCTCGGCCGCCGACGAGAACCGCGACCTGCACCTCTACCGTCTCACCGCCGACTACCTCCAGGTGGCCACGCTGGTCGGCAACTTCTGGAACGACGCCAGCCGCGAGGCCCCGGCCCTGTTCAAGCGCGGCAGCACCTACTTCCTGCTCACCTCGGGCCTGACGGGCTGGAACCCGAACCAGGCGAGGTATGCCACGGCGCCCAGCATCTCGGGTCCGTGGACCACCATGACCAACGTCGGTGACTCGACCACCTTCCGCTCCCAGTCGACCTTCGTGCTCCCCATCCAGGGCACTTCGACGACGAGCTACCTCTACATGGGCGACCGCTGGGCCGGCGCCTGGGGCGGACCGGTCAACGACTCCCAGTACGTCTGGCTGCCAATCACCTTTCCATCCGCCACGACGATGAGCCTCACCTGGTATCCCACCATCACCGTCGACACGGCCACGGGCACCATCACCGGACAGGCGCCGGCCTACCACCGCATCACCAACCGCAACAGCGGCAAGGTGGTCGACGTGCTGGACATGGCCGTCACCGACAACGCCGAGGTCAAGCAGTGGTCCTGGAACGGCGGTGCGAACCAGAAGTGGGAGTTCCGCGACGCCGGCAGCGGCTACTTCCGGATCGTCAACCAGCACAGCGGGAAGTGTCTCGACGTCGCCGACGCCTCCACCGCCAACCACGCCAACGTCATCCAGTACGGCTGCGGGAGCGGCACCAACCAACAGTGGCAGTGGGTCGCCACCGGCAGTTACCACCAGCTACGCGCCCGGCACAGCGGCAAGTGTCTGGACGTGGTGAGCAGCGGCACCGCCGACGGCACCGACATCACGCAGTACACCTGCGGAAGCGGTACCAACCAGCAATGGACACGCACCCAGTCCTGACACCGCCGTCACCCGTGCCGAGCAGGACCCGGCGAGGACGCCCATCGACGCTCGCGCCCCAGCCCGTACGGGTGGCGGTACCGACGAGCACGTCTGCCTTCCTGGCGGGCAACGGTCGGCTACTCGCGGTCAGCGCACGGGTTGCCATCCGGGCACGATGCGTCTCGGCGCCGGTATCGGCACACTGCGATACCAGCCCAGGTCAGCATCCTCGACTACCGTACCCAGACCGGGAATCTGCACGGCCTCACCGTAGTCGGTGGAGCCGCCGCCCGGCGGTACGCGCGTCGGCCGAACGTGGGATCGCGGCGCGGCGAGGGTCACGACCTGTTGCGCCCGGGTGCGTATGCGGCCAGCACCCGGGCCACGACCCGTTCGGCGAAGGCTCGGTCGACGGTGGCGCCGCCGACGGCACGGCGGTGGAACAGCGGCCCGGCGAGCAGGTCGAGCACATCGAGCGGGTCCGTCCCTTCCGCCAGTTCCCCTCGGGCGATGCCGCGTTCGACGACGCGCAGGATCACCTCGTGCCGGGCCTCGGCCTCCCGTCGGTGCAGTGCCGCGAAATCCCGGTCGCGTTCGGCGGCGTCGATCAGCGCGAACCACAACCCGGCCGCCGGGCCGTCTGACAACGCCGAGGCCAGCCCACCGACCAGTTCGACGAGGTCGCCGTGGAGGCTGCCGGAGTCGGGATCGGTGGGCGGTCGGCGGACGCTGGCGAAGGCGTCGAGCACCAGATCCGCCTGACCGTTCCAGTGCCGGTAGATTGTCGTCTTCGCCACGCCGGATCGCTCCGCGACGGCCTCGACCGTGGTGCCGGCGACGCCCCGTTCGACGAGCAGTCGCAGCGCGGTGGCGATCACGACGGTCCGGGTACGCCGTACCCGAGGGTCCGTCACCCCGCTCACCCGGTCACCGCCTCGCGTTCGCTCACCCTGTCGACGTCCGCCACAGGTCCCGATTGTCGTGCACATACTCTCGCAGGGTGCGAGGCGGGCGACCGAGCAGGCGCGGCAGCGTGGGATCGACCGCTGCTGCCTGCCCCCGTCGCAGCCCGGTGTGCAGGACGGTCTGCACCAGGGCCTGCACCAGGGGAGCCCCGCGCCGACGCAGGTGGCGCAGGTAGCCGGCGACTGTGGCGGGCTGGTAGCGGACCCGTCGGCCGAGAGCCTCGGTGAGCAGCGCCGCGACCTGATCGAAGTCCAGCGCCTCCGGGCCGGTCAACGTGTATCCGGCCCCACGGTGCGCGTCCGGATCTGCGAATACGACGGCCGCGGCATCGCCGAGGTCACGGGTGTCGACGAACGCGGCCCGCCCGTGGCCGGCGGGCAGGTAGATCCGGTCGTCGTCACGGATGTCGCGGCGGTAGGCATCGGCGAGGTTCTGGGCGAAGAAGCCCGGACGCAGGACGGTGTACGGCAGGCCCGACGCGCGCAGGTGTGTCTCCACCCGGTGGTGGGGCAGCACCTTGTTGCGGTCAGCGCCGGTGACGGAGGAGAACACGACATGATCGACGCCGTGCCGGGCCGCCGCATCGACGAGCGCGTTGAGGGTCGGTCCGACCCGGGCGATCTGCGGCGGCCTCAGCAGGAACAGCCCGCCCGCGCCCGCGAGCGCCGCGTCAAAGGTGCTCGCGTCGTTCAGGTCCAGCCGTGCTACCGGTACGCGCGGGAAGGTTTCGCGCAGCCGGTCAGGGTCGATGCCGGCCACCCGCACCGGAATCCCTGCCACCTGCAGCGACCGGGCGACCGCGCCTCCCACGTTGCCTGTCGCGCCGGTCACCAGCACCGGGGCGTTCATCGCACACCACCAGAAACATCGAGGTAGACCAGGGCCAGTCCCTCGCGGCGCGCCGCCTCGGCCAACTCTTCGTGGGTGGGCGTCCTGGGCACGTTGATTCGAATGCCCATGCGCCTGCCGGCGCGCCGGTGCCCGACCGCCTCGATCAGGTGGCGGTAGGCCGTCGCGACGCGATCCGGGTCCTCGACCAACTCGGCGCGAGCGGGGCGCCGCCTGCCCAGCAGCGTCACCGCCACATCTGGACGCCCGCGTAGGTTGACCCGCCATGGCGAGTTCGTCAACACCAGCAGCCGGCCGTCGCCGGCTGGCCGGTAGGCCACCGGAAACACCAGGTCGCGGCCCGTACGTCGCCCCGTGACGTGGAGCAGGAGCAGATGCCGTCCGACGCGCCCCGCTCGGGACGGCTCGGACAACAGCCAGCGGATGACCCGGTTGACGACGCGGTACGGAGCCTTTGGTGGACGAACCCGCTGCACTGCCGGTCGTGAGGTGGTTGCCATACCCCCACCATAACGCTACGGATGCGTAGCGGAAAGCGCGTGAACGGCGGCGACAAGGCTGGTGGCAGCGCATCGGCGGCAAGTACGCCACCTACGTCGCGTACGAGTCAGACGCCGTCGAACTCAGGAACTTCGAGCCGATGCCGGATCCGGTCCGAGGCATCGCTGCGGACGGAGGTCGGCGGCCCGGACATCCTGCGCGAGCAGCTCGACCACCTGGTCACGATCGGCCGGCTGCCCAACGCCGGCACGTTCGCCGGCCACGGCGATGAGCACGAACTGCGCCGCGCCTCGCAGACGACGGGCGCTCGGGCAGCCCGTGACATGATGACGCCCATGGGGAATCAGCAGGACGTCGGCGGACCCGACCGTCACAGTGGGTCAGGTGCCGTCGCGGACGGTGCGACGGGTGGCAGCGTCGATGCGCGGCTCGCCCTCGCGCAGGACCCCACGACACCACAGATGACTCTCATCGATCTGGCGTCCGACCCGTCGGCCGTGGTGCGCAAGGCGGTCGCGACCCGCACCGACGCGCCTGCGCAGGCACTGCGCCCGCTGACCCGGGATCATGATCGCAACGTCCGGGAGGCCGTGGCGAGAAACCCCTCGACCTCGGTCGGTAATCTCCTGCGGCTGGTCAAGGACGCCGACCGGTGGGTCCGCTGGGCGGTCGCCGGCAACCCGGCCTGCGACGAGTCGGTTCGCCGGGTGATGGCGGAGGCGTCCGACAAGGAACTCCGCGGTCTCCTCGCGGAGACGCGCGAGCTGGAGCCCGAGCTGGCCGCGCTGCTGGTCGACGACGCGTCACCGGAGGTACGGGAACGACTCGCCACCCACACCCACGACCCCGACGTGATCACCGCCCTGATGGCCGACCGCACCGCGCGCGTACGCAAGGGGCTGGCCCGTAATCCGCGGACCACCACCGCCCAGCGCAGCGCACTCGCCCAGGATCCCGTGGTGGACGTCCGCGCCGCGCTGGTGCTCGCGGTCGAGTTGGACGAGGCGGATCTGCGACGCCTGGTCGACGACCGGTCGGTGCAGGTGCGGATGGCGATGGCGACGTCGGAACTGGTCCCGCCGCACATCCGGCAGGCGCTCGAACGCGATCCCGACGAGATGGTGGCCGGCGCGGCGCGGGACTTCCGCCCCGGGGGCGGTAGCTCCCCGGTGGTACGGACTCCGCGCATCGGTCACCGCGCCTCCGGGGGCGGCCGGGGTCGACCGGGCGGCGCCCGGCGCTGAGGCCGGCGAAGCGGCCGTCATCCGTTCGCAGTCCCTGCCGTAACACCAGCTCGACGGGGGTGGCGCTGTTCGCGCTGCTGTTGTCGTGCCCGCCGGATCGGCACGCTCGATCCGGCCCCGGCGTTACCCGTGACCGCTTCGTCCCGGGGGCGAACGTGAGCCGGATGGAGATCGGATCCAGCAGGCGCACCCGCTCGCCCTGATAGCTCTCGCGCGCGACGCCGACTACCGTCAGATGTATCGGTTCGATACATCTGACGGTTGGGCGTGATCGGCGAGGTGGCGACGATGAGGCGGGTCGACTACGACAGGGAGCAGTACCAGAACTACCCGCGCGGCCGGGCGCTGACCGAACAGCAGTCGAGGGCGTGGCTGAACGCCTTCGCAGCCGCGCTGCCCGAGCGGCGTCCGCTGGTGGGGTTGGACGTCGGCTCGGGGACCGGCAGGTTCACCCCTGCGTTGGCGCGTGCGTTCGGGCCGGTGACCGGGGTCGAGCCGTCGGTCCGCATGCGCGAGGTGGCGCAGGCGCAGTCCCCACACCCCGGTGTGCGGTACCTGGCGGGCTCCGCCGAGGACATGCCAGTGTCGTCCGGGAGCGCCGACTACGCGCTCATGTTCCTGGCCTGGCACCACGTCCAGGACAAGCCCCGAGCGGTTCGGGAACTGGCCAGGGTGGTCAGGCCGGGCGGGCGGCTGCTGCTGCGCGGAAACTTCAGCGACCATCACCCCGAGCCGTGGTGGCTGGACCACTTCCCGCGTGGCCTCGAGGTGGACACCGCGCTGTTCCCGCCGCTGCACGAGGTCATTGCGATGTTCACGGCGGACGGTTGGCGCGTCGCCAAGTTCGACATGGTGACCCACCCGACCGACGAGACCCGCACCGACATGCTCGAGCGGCTGCGCTTGCGCACTCTCTCGTTCTTCGCCCAGCTCAGCAACGACGAGGTGGAGGCCGGCCTGCGCAGCATCGAGAAGACGGTGGCCGCCGACCCCGACGCCCCGTCGCCCGCGCTGTCCGAGCCGATGCTCACGTTCGAACGACGGCGGTGATGTTATCGATAACACGGAGGCTCTCGAGGGGGCGTTAGTTGCCTTGACTTGGCGGGCCGGCAGCCGGTCCGGTCTCACCGGCTGCGGGTTGTCACTGTTCAGTGGCGGTAAGCGTCTCTGCCCGCTCGCGCTCCTCTGCTGTCGAACCTGACGCCGGGGCGTCCCGCGCCGGGTGCCTTGACACGTATCGATGTTATCGATGACACTCGGGCGGACGATCTGAGTAACACGGCGGAAACGCTGCGGCAACCAGAGGAGCCTCCATGACGCGAACAGCTTTCCGTCGCGTGGCCGCGTACCTGGTCGCGGCATGTGTCGCGGTGACCGCGGCGCTGGTCGCCACCCCCGCCCAGGCGGCCAACCCGATCGTGAACCGCTTCGCCGCCGACCCGTCGATGCTGGTCGCCAACGACCGGATGTACATCTACGCCACCGACGACCAGGGCAACAGCGGCACCTACTGGGACTCCGACGCGTGGCGGGTGTACTCGTCGAGCAACCTGGTCGACTGGACCGACCACGGCGCGCCGTTCGCGGTCGGCGGGTTCTCCTGGGCGAGGCAGTACGCGTGGGCACCGTCCGCGGTGCGCCGCAACGGGTACTACTACCTCTACCTGCCGGTTGACCGGACGAAGATCGGGGTAGCGCGGAGCACCTCACCCACCGGCGGCTTCAGCGATCCCCGCGGCACCCCGTTGATCGAACGCGGACGCGACGCCAACACCGGCGAGGAACCGATCGACCCGGCCGCCTTCGTCGACGACAACGGACAGGCCTACCTGTACTTCGGCGGTGCCCGCGCCCCGAAGGTCGTCCGGCTGAACGCCGACTTGACCTCGACCTCCGGCGCCATCCAGAACATCACCATCAGCGGCACCGGCAGCGGCACCGCCTTCGGCGAAGCCGGCTTCGTACACAAGCGCAACGGCCTGTACTACTACTCCTACTCCACCGGCTGGCCCGGCCGGATCGCCTATGCCACGGCCACCAACCCGCTCGGGCCGTTCACCTACCGCGGCATCGTGCTGGATTACACCAACAACAACACGAACCACCACTCGATCGCGGAGTTCAACGGTCGCTGGTACATCGCCTACCACCGCAACGACCTGCCAGGCAGCAACAACTTCCGCCGCTCGCTGGCCATGGAGTACCTGACCTACAACAGCGACGGCACCATCCGCCCGGTCACCCAGACCAGCGTCGGCGTCGGAACACCCACGTCGCCGGCCAACCGGCTGCAGTCGTACAACTTCACCGACCGGTACGTGCGGCACGTGGACTACGACGCCCGCATCGACGCGAACGTGAGCCCGCTCGCGGACTCGCAGTGGCGGATCGTGCCCGGCCTGGCCAGCTCCGCCGACGGCAACGTGTCGCTGGAGTCGGTGAACTTCCCCGGCTACTACCTGCGTCACGCCAACTACGACTTCGTCCTGGCGCAGAACGACAACAGCGCCACCTTCCGCGCCGACGCGACCTTCAAGCGGGTGCCCGGACTGGCCGACGCCGCCGCGGTGTCGTTCCGGTCCTACAACTTCCCCGACCGCTATTTGCGCCACTCCAACTACCTGCTGCGGCTGGACCCGATCACCGACGCCACCGGCCGCGCCGACGCCACCTTCCGGATCACCAGCTAGGGGAGGGCATCCAACCCATGTCGAAATCACTGCACCGGCTGAGCGCGGTCCTCGCGGCCGTCTGCCTGTTGTTCACCACCTGGGCGGCGGTGACGCCGAAGAAGGCCGCCGCCCAGGACCCGTTCACCGGCTACCTGATGGCGCACTTCACCGGGGAGTCGTCGACAGGCCAACAGATCTACCTCGCCCACAGCACCGACGGCCTGCGATGGACCGACCTGAACAACGGCAGGCTCGTGCTGAACTCCACGGTGGGCACGCGAGGCGTACGCGACCCGGCCCTGGTCCGCTCACCCGCCGGTGACCGCTACTGGATCATCGCCACCGACCTGTGCATCGGCTGCGGCCAGGACTGGTCGTCGGCCATCAACAACGGCAGCCGCAACCTCGTCGTGTGGGAATCCACCGACCTCGTCACCTGGTCGGCGCCGTGGCTGCTCAACGTCGCGGGCCGCATCCCGGACGGACGCAACGCGTGGGCCCCGGAGGCCGTCTGGGATCCCGCGACCAACGACTACGTCCTCTACTGGGCCACCAACGTGCCGCACAACGGCGCCACGAAACACCGCATCTACGCGGCACGGACCACCGACTTCCGCACCATCACCACACCGCAGTCCTACATCAGCCGGCCCGGGACCCAGGAGATCATCGACACGCAGATCATCGAGCTGCCGGCCGGCACCGGCTCCCACCGTTACCTGCGCGCCTCCCGTGACGGTCAGATCACCATCGAGGGCAGCAACACCATCCTCGGCACCTGGACCCACCTGGGCAACCTGTCGGGCATCGGGCTGACCGGCAGCCAGGTCGAGGGCCCGATGTGGACGAAGTTCAACAACCGCAACGAGTGGGCGCTCTACCTCGACCAGTACGCGTCCGGACGCGGATACCTGCCGGTGCTGACGACCAATCCCACGAGCGCGGGTTCCTACCGGCTGCCGGCTTCCGGGTCGTACGGCATGGGCGGCACCCGGAAGCGCCATGGCTCGGTGCTCAACCTGACCGCCGCCGAACAGAGCCGCGTGCTGGGCCGGTGGGGCAGCAACACGCCGGTGAACCGCATCCAGTCCTACAACTACCAGGACCGGTACGTGCGACACGTCGACTTCGACGTGCGTATCGACGCCAACGTCAGCCCCGCGCAGGACGCGCAGTTCCGGCTCGTGCCCGGCCTGGCCGCCAACTCCGGCCACGTGTCGTTCGAGTCGGTCAACTACCCCGGCTACTACCTGCGCCACTACGGCTTCGACTTCCGGCTCGAGGCCAACGACGGCAGCGCGGTGTTCGCCGCGGACGCCACCTTCCGCCAGGTGGCCGGTCTCGCCAACTCCAGTTGGACGTCGTTCCAGTCCTACAGCCACCCCGACCGGTATCTCCGGCACAGCGACTACCTGCTCCGGCTGGACCCGATCACCGACGCGCAGGGCCGTAGCGACGCCACCTTCCGGGTAACTTCGTAGCACTCGCCGCGACTTCTCCGGACGGCCGGTTCCCCGGCTGCTCGGCCGACACGCGGGGGCAGGGCGAGCTCCCACGCCGACGGGCCGGCCGCGCGACCTTCGCGCGGCCGGTCAGCCGGCCCGGCTCGCCGCACCTCGCCCCACGGTGCTCTCGCGTACGACGAGCCGGTGCGGCGCGCGCAGTTCCCTGCCGGGCAGCGGCGTGCGACTGGCGATGCGCAGCAGCACGCGCTCGACAGCGGTCGTCGCGATCATCTCCTTGTCGGGGGAGATCGTGCTCACCGGCGGGTTGGAGTAGGCGCCGTCCTCGATGTCGTCGTAGCCGATCACGGCGACGTCCTCGGGCACCCGCAGGCCGCGTGCGGCGAGGACGTGCATCGCGCCCAGCGCGACGAGGTCGCTGTAGCAGAACACGGCGTCCGGCGGATCCGGCAGGTCGAGCAGGTGCCGCATCGCGCCTGCGCCGTCGACCCGGTTGAAGCGCGGGGTGGCGATGACGAGTTCCTCGTGCACGGTCACACCGCGGCGCTCGTGCGCCTCACAGAACCCGCGCGTGCGCAGTTGCGCCGCCTCTCCGGTGGGGTAGGGCTGGTCGCCGATCGCGGCGAGGCGCCTGCGGCCGAGGTCCAACAGGTGTTCGGTGGCCTGCCGGGACGCCGCGACGTCGTCGATACCGATGTGGTCGAACGTCCCCTGGCTGACGCGCTCGCCGAGAATCACCAGCGGGAGACTGGGGTCGTGGTCGGCCAGGGCCTGCTGGTCGAGGCCGAGCGGACTGAAGATGACGCCGTCGAAGAGCAGCCGGCTGCGACCGTGGCTGATGAGCATCCGCTCGTGGTCGGGGTCGCCGTCGGTCTGGTCGATGAGCACGTTGTACCCCTGCATCCGGGCGGCGCGGATGATGCCCTGGAGCAACTCCGAGAAGTACGGCGTGTCGAGATACGGCACGACGACGGCGATCTGCCCCGAGCGGCCCTGGGCGAGGTTGCGGGCCAGCACGTTGGGCCGGTAGCCGAGCTGCTCGACAGCCCGCATGACCCGGGCACGGGTGGGCTCGGTGACGTTCGCGTAGCCGTTGACCACGTTGGACACCGTCCGGCTGGAGACTCCGGCGAGCTGGGCGACCTCACGTAGGGTGACATCTCGCCGCATATCGGCCTCCTTCTCCGACGCCGAAGGCTGCCGCGAGTTTCCGGCGCGTTTCCTATTGCTGTCCATCGATGGGCCGGGCATGCTGTCTTTGCAGCGCTGCAAAGACGATACCAGGACGTGCCACGGGTGCCCCGGGTGCGGCGCGTGTCGGAGCCGACACGCCGTGCTCCGGCCGGTCGCGGTGTCCGGCACCGCGCCCCGGTCCTCGTGGCCCACCCATCGGCTGCGGAAGTGGCCGATCTCAGATGGAGGATTCACGTGAGGGTCAGAAGTTCCGGTCCAGGACGCAGGCCGCTGGCGGCGGCTCCGGGACGCAGGCCGCTGGCGGCGGCGGTGGCGGTCGTTGTCGCCCTGCTGCTGGCGGCGTGCAGTTCGGACGGCGGTGGCAGGCAGGACGGCCCGGTCACGATCAAAGTGTGGGCGTGGTACCCGGCCTTCCAGGGCGTGGTCGACCTGTTCAACCGCACCCACACCGACATCAGGATCGAGTGGACCAACGCGGGGACCGGCCAGGACCAGTACACCAAACTGCAGACCGCGCTGAAGGCCGGCAAGGGTGCGCCCGACGTGGTGATGCTCGAGTTCCAGGAGCTGCCGACCTTTCAACTCACCAAGCACCTCGTCGACCTGGGTGAGTACGGGGCCAACGACCTCAGAGGCAACTACGTCGACTGGGCCTGGAAGCAGGTCAGCAACGGCGATTCCGTCTATGCGATCCCGGTCGACGCCGGGCCGATGGCGATGCTGTACCGGCAGGACATCTTCGATCGGTTCGGGCTGAGCGTGCCGAAGACCTGGGCGGAGTTCAAGGAGCAGGCGCAGAAGCTGAAGGCCGCCGCCCCCGAGGTGTTCATGACCGACTTCGGGGCGAACGACGGTGGCTTCATGACCGGGCTGATGTGGCAGGCCGGCGCACGGCCGTTCGACTATGACGTGGCGAATCCACAGCTCATTGATGTGAACGTTAACAGTGATCCTGCGAAGAAAGTCATGGCGTATTGGGAAGACCTCGTCGACAGCGGTCTGGCCGACACCACCGCATATGGGACCACCGATTTCTACAACGGGTTGGGCAGCGGGAAGTACGCGACCTACCTGGCCGCGGGGTGGGGCCCCGGCTACCTGGCGAGCGTGGCGAAGACGACGGCCGGCAAGTGGCGCGCGGCACCGCTTCCCCAGTGGACGGCCGGTGAGAACGCCCAGGGTGACTGGGGCGGCTCGTCGTTCGCGGTGACCGACCAGACGAAGCACCCCGAGCAGGCCACCAGGGTCGCCATGGAACTCTTCGGAGCGAACAAGGACGCCTGGAAGATCGGCATCGACGAGGCGTTCCTGTTCCCGACCGCCACGCCGATCCTGGAGTGGGACTACTTCCGCACCAAGGAGTACGAGTTCTTCGGTGGGCAGAAGGTCAACGAGGTGTTCGTGCCGGCCTACAACGGCATCGAGGAGTTCGACTGGAGTCCGTTCAACAGCTACAGCTTCAACCAACTGACCACCGCCGTGGGGCAGGCGGTGGAGAAGCAGGCGTCCTGGCCGGACGCGCTCGACACCGTCCAGCGGAACATCACGGCGTACGCGTCGAACCAGGGCTTCAAGGTCTCCCAGTGACCAGGCCCGGACCTGTGCCCGCGGCTGCCACTGTGGTGGCCGCGGGACCCGTCCCGCCCGCCGGCGACCGGCGGTCCCGACGGCGTCGGTTCGACCAGCAGGCACGCGTCGGCTGGCTGTTCGTCGCGCCGTTCACGGTTCTGCTCGTCGTGTTCCTGCTGCTGCCGATGGCGTACGCGTTCAAGCTCAGCCTGTACCGCTCCACCCTGGTGGAGGGCGAGGTGTTCGCAGCGGCCGACAACTACCGCCAGGCACTCGGCGACCCCGAGTTCCGGTCGGGTGTGCTGCGGGTGCTCCTCTTCGGGCTCGTGCAGACGCCGGTGATGATCGGTGTCGCCCTCGTGCTGGCCCTGCTGGTCGACGGCGTCGGCTCACGCTTCGCGCGAACGCTGCGACTGGCGGCGTTCGTCCCGTACGCCGTGCCGGTCGTCATCGGCACGCTGATGTGGGGCTTCCTCTACAGCCGGAACACCGGGCCGTTCCGATTCGCCGGAATCGACTTCCTGGCCGGAGACACCGTCCTGGTCTCGCTGGGCAACCTCGTCACCTGGCAGTGGGCCGGCTACAACATGATCGTGCTGTACGCCGCGCTCCAGGGCGTGCCGAAGGAGGTGTACGAGTCCGCGAGGATCGACGGTGCGGGGGCGGTGCAGATCGCGCTGCGCATCAAGACACCGATGATCTCGGCGGCGCTGGTGCTGTGCACCGTCTTCACGATCGTCGGCACCCTCCAGTTCTTCACCGAGCCGCTCATCCTGCAACCCCTGAACCCCGGTGCGATCACCAACAGCTACACACCCAACGTCTACGCCTACAACCAGGCGTTCTCGTACCAGCAGTACAACTACTCGGCGGCGATCTCCTTCCTGCTCGGCGCGGTGGTCTTCGTCGGTGCGTACGCCTTCCTGTTCGCCACCCGCAAGAGGAGCGCACTGCGATGAGCAACCGGGCTGTCAGGGCCACCCGGCCGGCGCGGCGCAGCGGCGCCGTCGCCGCACACGCGGTCATGGCGCTGTTCGTCGCCTACTTCCTGCTGCCCTTCTGGTGGCTGCTCGTCGCGGCGACCAAGGACAACGACGGGCTGTTCAACTCGCACCCGCTGTGGTTCGCCGACCCGCACCTGGTCGGCAACCTCCGGCTGCTGTTCACCCAGGACGACGGCCTCTACCTGCGGTGGCTGGGCAACTCGGCCCTGTACGCCGTCGCCAGCGGCATCGGGGCGACCGCGATCGCCGCGCTGGCCGGGTACGCCTTCGCCAAACTGCGCTTTCCCGGCCGCAACGCGCTGTTCGCACTGCTGCTCGGCCTCATCATGGTGCCGGCGACGGCCCTCGTGCTGCCGACGTACCTGCTGATGGCCGAGGCCGGTCTCGTCGACTCGGTTTGGGCGGTGATCCTGCCCTCGTTGCTCAACCCGTTCGGCGTCTACCTGTTGCGGGTCTACGCCCACGACTCGGTGCCCGACGAGATGCTCGAGGCCGCCCGCATCGACGGCGCGGGCGAGTTCCGGGTGTTCCGCAGCGTCGCGCTGCCCGCCATGCGGCCGGCGTTGGTCACCGTCCTGCTGTTCACGATGGTGGCGACCTGGAACAACTTCTTCCTGCCCCTGGTGATGCTCAGCGACCAGAACCTCTACCCGCTCACCGTCGGCCTGCGGTCGTGGTACCTGTCGGCGACCATCGGCAACGGCGGTCCCGCCCTGTTCAACGTCATCGTCGTCGGCTCGCTGGTGGCGATCGTCCCACTGATCGCCGCGTTCCTGCTGCTACAGCGGTACTGGCGCGGCGGGCTGACTATCGGCGCCCTCAAGTGACCCGTCCATCGTGCCTGCGGGACCGCAGCACTCCACCACCGCGATAGGGACAGCAATGCACATCGCTCACGTGACGCTCGACCCCGCGGCCGTCGTGGCTCCGGTCAACCGTCGCACCTTCGGCACCTTCGTCGAGCACATGGGACGGTGCGTCTACACCGGCCTGTACGAGCCCGGCCACCCGTCCGCCGACGAGGACGGATTCCGCACCGACGTGCTGGCCCTGACCCGTGAACTCGGCGTCACGACGGTCCGTTACCCCGGTGGCAACTTCGTCTCCGGATACCGGTGGGAGGACGGCGTCGGCCCGAGGGAACGGCGTCCACGCCGCCGGGACCTCGCCTGGCGCAGCATCGAGACCAACGAGATCGGCATCGACGAGTTCGCGCGGTGGGCCGCCAAGGCCGACGTC
Protein-coding regions in this window:
- a CDS encoding RICIN domain-containing protein — protein: MRRNRRLLSLVAALALAGSAVVAVTAAPAQAAPVTIPNGTQFTDTYGNALHAHGGGVLKVGGYYYWFGENRNADNTFRAVSVYRSTNLRDWEFRNNVLTQSSAAELRVANIERPKVIYNAGTGRYVMWMHKENGTDYGEARAAVASSATVDGDYTYHGSFRPLGHMSRDITLYNDGGTAYMLSAADENRDLHLYRLTADYLQVATLVGNFWNDASREAPALFKRGSTYFLLTSGLTGWNPNQARYATAPSISGPWTTMTNVGDSTTFRSQSTFVLPIQGTSTTSYLYMGDRWAGAWGGPVNDSQYVWLPITFPSATTMSLTWYPTITVDTATGTITGQAPAYHRITNRNSGKVVDVLDMAVTDNAEVKQWSWNGGANQKWEFRDAGSGYFRIVNQHSGKCLDVADASTANHANVIQYGCGSGTNQQWQWVATGSYHQLRARHSGKCLDVVSSGTADGTDITQYTCGSGTNQQWTRTQS
- a CDS encoding TetR/AcrR family transcriptional regulator; this encodes MSGVTDPRVRRTRTVVIATALRLLVERGVAGTTVEAVAERSGVAKTTIYRHWNGQADLVLDAFASVRRPPTDPDSGSLHGDLVELVGGLASALSDGPAAGLWFALIDAAERDRDFAALHRREAEARHEVILRVVERGIARGELAEGTDPLDVLDLLAGPLFHRRAVGGATVDRAFAERVVARVLAAYAPGRNRS
- a CDS encoding SDR family oxidoreductase produces the protein MNAPVLVTGATGNVGGAVARSLQVAGIPVRVAGIDPDRLRETFPRVPVARLDLNDASTFDAALAGAGGLFLLRPPQIARVGPTLNALVDAAARHGVDHVVFSSVTGADRNKVLPHHRVETHLRASGLPYTVLRPGFFAQNLADAYRRDIRDDDRIYLPAGHGRAAFVDTRDLGDAAAVVFADPDAHRGAGYTLTGPEALDFDQVAALLTEALGRRVRYQPATVAGYLRHLRRRGAPLVQALVQTVLHTGLRRGQAAAVDPTLPRLLGRPPRTLREYVHDNRDLWRTSTG
- a CDS encoding nitroreductase/quinone reductase family protein; protein product: MATTSRPAVQRVRPPKAPYRVVNRVIRWLLSEPSRAGRVGRHLLLLHVTGRRTGRDLVFPVAYRPAGDGRLLVLTNSPWRVNLRGRPDVAVTLLGRRRPARAELVEDPDRVATAYRHLIEAVGHRRAGRRMGIRINVPRTPTHEELAEAARREGLALVYLDVSGGVR
- a CDS encoding class I SAM-dependent methyltransferase translates to MRRVDYDREQYQNYPRGRALTEQQSRAWLNAFAAALPERRPLVGLDVGSGTGRFTPALARAFGPVTGVEPSVRMREVAQAQSPHPGVRYLAGSAEDMPVSSGSADYALMFLAWHHVQDKPRAVRELARVVRPGGRLLLRGNFSDHHPEPWWLDHFPRGLEVDTALFPPLHEVIAMFTADGWRVAKFDMVTHPTDETRTDMLERLRLRTLSFFAQLSNDEVEAGLRSIEKTVAADPDAPSPALSEPMLTFERRR
- a CDS encoding AbfB domain-containing protein, whose amino-acid sequence is MTRTAFRRVAAYLVAACVAVTAALVATPAQAANPIVNRFAADPSMLVANDRMYIYATDDQGNSGTYWDSDAWRVYSSSNLVDWTDHGAPFAVGGFSWARQYAWAPSAVRRNGYYYLYLPVDRTKIGVARSTSPTGGFSDPRGTPLIERGRDANTGEEPIDPAAFVDDNGQAYLYFGGARAPKVVRLNADLTSTSGAIQNITISGTGSGTAFGEAGFVHKRNGLYYYSYSTGWPGRIAYATATNPLGPFTYRGIVLDYTNNNTNHHSIAEFNGRWYIAYHRNDLPGSNNFRRSLAMEYLTYNSDGTIRPVTQTSVGVGTPTSPANRLQSYNFTDRYVRHVDYDARIDANVSPLADSQWRIVPGLASSADGNVSLESVNFPGYYLRHANYDFVLAQNDNSATFRADATFKRVPGLADAAAVSFRSYNFPDRYLRHSNYLLRLDPITDATGRADATFRITS